One genomic window of Sphingomonas sp. C3-2 includes the following:
- the infB gene encoding translation initiation factor IF-2 yields MSDTDNEKPKLGMRAPLGMKRTVETGKVKQSFSHGRSNTVVVEVKRRRMLGKPGEGEGTPAEQAKAETPAEVRPAPTRAPISPKAPPPPPRPVSESSLMSRQELQAKLLREAEEARMAALEEARRREDRERQEASEEEKRRAEENRRGEEEAVKRAAEEAENAAKRAAEEAAAAAKAAAQAAAAPAAPVAPAAPKAEAQPKQAPAAVKLSDDGRPAPRRFTPVQRPEPAKRPEAAAPAAAPKRPGAPARPGAARPAKGGDDRRQSGKLTVNRALNEGDGGARARSLAALKRAREKEKRAMGGFSHQQQAKQVRDVVVPDAITVQELANRMAEKGADLVKSLFKMGMMVTVNQTIDQDTAELLVQEFGHNITRVSDSDVEIDVDSDIDAEETLKTRPPVITIMGHVDHGKTSLLDALRGTEVVSGEAGGITQHIGAYQVKTKSGQMLTFLDTPGHEAFTEMRARGANVTDIVILVVAADDGLKPQTIEAINHTKAAGVPMIVAINKIDKDGANPQKVRERLLEHEIVVEAMGGDVQDVEISALKKINLEELIDKLLLQAEMMELKANPDRAAEGSVIEAKLDKGRGPVATILVRRGTLKVGDVFVVGGESGKVRALINDKGQQIKQAGPSVPVEVLGLSGTPNAGDTLSVVENEARAREVAAYRQQLALEKRTTSAPVTFDAMFSALKDKQAIEYPIVVKADVQGSVEAIVNALNKISTDEIKVRVLHSGVGAITESDVTLARASNAPIIGFNVRPNAKAREIGERDKVRFKYFDVIYHLTDDIRGEMAGELGPEAIETVVGRAEIREVFSAGKHGKAAGLLVTEGFIRKALKARITRDDVIIYNGEISSLRRFKDDVAEVRAGLECGVTFTSHTDIKPGDYLETFEVELRQRTL; encoded by the coding sequence ATGAGTGACACGGACAACGAAAAGCCGAAACTGGGCATGCGCGCACCCCTGGGCATGAAGCGCACGGTTGAAACCGGCAAGGTGAAGCAGAGCTTCAGCCATGGCCGCTCGAACACGGTTGTGGTCGAGGTGAAGCGCCGTCGCATGCTCGGCAAGCCCGGCGAAGGCGAAGGCACGCCGGCCGAACAGGCCAAGGCGGAAACGCCCGCCGAGGTTCGCCCCGCACCGACGCGCGCGCCGATCTCGCCCAAGGCCCCGCCGCCGCCGCCGCGCCCGGTTTCCGAATCCAGCCTGATGTCGCGTCAGGAACTGCAGGCCAAGCTGCTGCGCGAAGCCGAGGAAGCCCGCATGGCCGCGCTTGAAGAAGCGCGCCGCCGCGAGGACCGCGAACGCCAGGAAGCGAGCGAGGAAGAAAAGCGCCGCGCCGAAGAAAATCGTCGCGGTGAGGAAGAAGCCGTCAAGCGCGCTGCCGAAGAAGCCGAGAACGCCGCAAAGCGTGCCGCCGAGGAAGCTGCTGCAGCTGCCAAGGCCGCTGCCCAAGCCGCCGCTGCACCCGCAGCGCCTGTGGCGCCGGCCGCACCCAAGGCAGAGGCCCAGCCCAAACAGGCCCCCGCCGCAGTCAAGCTCAGCGACGATGGCCGCCCTGCCCCGCGCCGGTTCACCCCGGTTCAGCGCCCCGAGCCCGCGAAGCGCCCGGAAGCAGCCGCGCCAGCAGCTGCGCCGAAGCGCCCCGGCGCGCCCGCACGCCCCGGCGCAGCACGCCCCGCCAAGGGTGGCGACGATCGCCGCCAGTCGGGCAAGCTGACCGTCAACCGCGCCCTCAACGAGGGTGATGGCGGCGCACGCGCCCGTTCGCTGGCCGCGCTGAAGCGCGCGCGCGAAAAGGAAAAGCGCGCAATGGGCGGCTTTTCGCACCAGCAGCAGGCCAAGCAGGTCCGCGACGTCGTGGTTCCCGATGCGATCACCGTTCAGGAACTGGCGAACCGCATGGCCGAGAAGGGCGCAGACCTCGTCAAGTCGCTCTTCAAAATGGGCATGATGGTGACCGTCAACCAGACGATCGACCAGGATACCGCCGAACTGCTGGTTCAGGAATTCGGGCACAACATCACCCGCGTTTCGGATTCGGACGTTGAAATCGACGTTGATTCGGACATCGACGCAGAAGAAACGCTGAAGACGCGCCCGCCGGTCATCACGATCATGGGCCATGTCGATCACGGCAAGACCTCGCTGCTCGACGCGCTGCGCGGCACCGAAGTGGTGTCGGGCGAAGCCGGCGGCATCACCCAGCATATCGGCGCCTATCAGGTGAAGACGAAGAGCGGCCAGATGCTGACCTTCCTCGACACCCCGGGCCACGAAGCGTTCACCGAAATGCGCGCGCGCGGCGCCAATGTCACCGACATCGTCATCCTCGTGGTGGCGGCCGATGACGGCCTGAAGCCGCAGACGATCGAGGCGATCAACCACACCAAGGCGGCCGGCGTGCCGATGATCGTGGCGATCAACAAGATCGACAAGGACGGCGCGAACCCGCAAAAGGTGCGCGAACGACTGCTCGAACATGAAATTGTCGTCGAAGCCATGGGCGGCGACGTGCAGGATGTCGAAATCTCGGCCCTCAAGAAGATCAACCTTGAGGAACTGATCGACAAGCTCCTGCTCCAGGCCGAAATGATGGAACTGAAGGCGAACCCCGACCGCGCGGCCGAAGGCAGCGTGATCGAGGCCAAGCTCGACAAGGGCCGTGGCCCGGTGGCGACCATCCTCGTCCGCCGTGGTACGCTGAAGGTTGGCGACGTGTTCGTCGTCGGCGGCGAAAGCGGCAAGGTCCGCGCGCTGATCAACGACAAGGGCCAGCAGATCAAGCAGGCCGGCCCCTCGGTGCCGGTGGAAGTGCTGGGTCTTTCGGGCACGCCGAACGCCGGGGACACGCTCTCGGTTGTCGAGAACGAAGCCCGCGCCCGCGAAGTGGCCGCCTATCGTCAGCAGCTTGCGCTCGAAAAGCGCACGACCAGCGCGCCGGTGACCTTCGACGCGATGTTCTCGGCACTGAAGGACAAGCAGGCGATCGAATATCCGATCGTCGTCAAGGCCGACGTGCAGGGTTCGGTCGAAGCGATCGTCAACGCGCTCAACAAGATCTCGACCGACGAGATCAAGGTACGCGTGCTGCACTCGGGCGTCGGTGCGATCACCGAATCCGACGTGACGCTGGCCCGCGCCTCGAACGCGCCGATCATCGGCTTCAACGTGCGTCCGAACGCCAAGGCCCGCGAAATCGGCGAACGCGACAAGGTGCGCTTCAAATATTTCGACGTGATCTATCACCTCACGGACGATATTCGCGGCGAAATGGCCGGCGAGCTTGGCCCCGAGGCGATCGAAACCGTGGTTGGCCGCGCCGAGATCCGCGAAGTCTTCTCCGCGGGCAAGCACGGCAAGGCTGCCGGTCTGCTCGTCACCGAAGGCTTTATCCGCAAGGCGCTCAAGGCCCGCATCACGCGCGACGACGTCATCATCTACAATGGCGAAATCTCGTCGCTGCGTCGCTTCAAGGACGATGTGGCCGAAGTGCGCGCCGGTCTCGAATGCGGTGTCACGTTCACGTCGCACACCGACATCAAGCCGGGCGACTATCTCGAAACCTTCGAGGTCGAACTGCGCCAGCGGACGCTTTAA
- the rbfA gene encoding 30S ribosome-binding factor RbfA has translation MRNNDTPETRSVRVLRVGEQVRHALSEILMRGDVHDDVLATHPVSVTEVRMSPDLRHAVAFVKPLLGKDEQAVLKALRTNTAYLQREVARRVKMKYAARLKFLTDESFDEGSHIDTLLRDPKVARDLHQDEG, from the coding sequence ATGCGAAACAACGACACCCCTGAAACCCGCTCGGTCCGCGTCCTGCGCGTGGGCGAACAGGTGCGCCATGCCCTGAGCGAGATCCTGATGCGCGGCGACGTGCATGACGATGTGCTTGCCACCCACCCGGTCTCGGTTACCGAAGTGCGCATGTCGCCCGATCTGCGTCATGCCGTCGCCTTCGTGAAGCCGCTGCTCGGCAAGGACGAACAGGCCGTGCTGAAGGCGCTGCGCACCAACACCGCCTATCTCCAGCGCGAAGTGGCGCGCCGGGTGAAGATGAAATATGCCGCGCGGCTGAAATTCCTGACCGACGAAAGCTTCGACGAAGGCAGCCATATCGATACGCTGCTGCGCGATCCCAAGGTGGCCCGCGACCTGCACCAAGACGAAGGCTGA